CTACCAACTACATGCCTGCTCTTTACACCTCAATGGTTAATCCTTTCGTCCAAGGTGATCATGGCTGGGCCGTGTCCTATCGTCGACTCGAGCCGGGCGTAGCAGGTTTCGCCAATGCAGGAGCTTTCAGTTGGGTACCGCTAACCACTGACAACGATGGAACCTGGCAGAACAACTATAATGGTGTTAAAGCTTGGCGTTTTGACTACATATACGTTCCTTGGAAGAACGTCCAATGGACCTTCTCTTATGACCGTAGCCAGCCGCTTGACAAAGGTACTCAAGGCGACTGGACCAACAACAGCTATCAATCCACTTTCAACTTCTTCTTCTAATCCTCCTCAAACTCAATTTAGTAGGGGAAGGCCCCGGCTAACCACCGGGGCTTTGCGCCTTTTACAATTAGGTAAGAGTTGCTTTCGAAGACTGTTTTTCAATAATGCGAAGTTCGAAAGGGCGAGAGAAGATCGCCCCGCTTCGGCCCCGAACGCTATGTCATCTATGGCCATCATTGCGGATGACGGTAAAAGAGATTGAGCAGTTTTACGTTTCATTGCGAGGCCTTGTGCCGAGCAATCTTCCATGTCTCCAACTGCCAATGCACTTTCCAAAATGACATTGACCTGAATCCCCCAGTCTGGGGGTTAAATAATTACTAAACTGGAGGGATAATCATGAAGAAACTATCTCTACTTTGCCTGCTAACGTTCGCTCTCACCTTGTTCGTTCCCTTTGCCGCCTTCGCTGCCGAACCCCAAGTCCCGACCGGCTTCCCTAAAGGTTTTACTGCACCGGTTGACGATACCAAAGGCACACCGATCGGCGGCTACGGCGGTGGCTCTGGTGCGATTACCCACAACCCGGTCATTTTTGTTCACGGCAATACCCGTAACGCCAACGATTGGCTGCCTGTCTACAAATATTTTCTCAGCAAAGGCTATACGCCGAATGAGCTATGGACTCTAAGCTGGGGCAATAGTTCTATTCAGAATGTCGACGCCAATGACGAGAACATCGGCGACATCCGCAACTTTATCGAAGAAGTGTTGCGCTATGCGCAAACCATTAACTCAAATGTCAAGAAGGTCGATGTTATCTCCCATTCCTTAGGCCCAACGATTGTCCGCAAGTCAATCCAAGTCTACGCCCTTGAGGAAGTAATCGGCACCCATGTCATGATCGCCGGCGCCAACCACGGCATGGAACTTTGCGCCCCTGGCATCAATGTTGTCTGTGACGAACTCTATCCAAACAGCCCCTGGCTACAGGCTCTAAACAGCCCAGCCGAGAACCCTGCGCCGATCAAGCATGTTACCATATATGATGGCACAGGCATATATGACACCGCCTTCAAGAGCGAAAAGATCAAAGACAGTCCAGCGATTAAAGGTGGCGTCAATCATCCGATTAATGTCGAGCAAAAACTGACTCTGAATCACGATGAACTGCGTATCCATCCTGCGTCGATGGAATTGCAGTACCAATCCGTCAAAGATAACCTAGTCGAAGCCTCGAAGAAATGAGGCGGATCCTTCAGCCCGGTCGGGGCTGGGAAGGACTAGGCTGAGAAATAGTTTTTCAATAAAAAGGGGCTGTGTGAAAACACAGCTCCTTCGTCGCTCTTGGCCGCGTGGCCTTCGCGACGCTTGAATGTCTTGTTTAATGGTGTCTTGTACCTTTGCATATGCAAGCATAGAAGGGGTCTTCTTAACGCCCGATTGTCACCTGCGTGCCGAGGGGGACGATCCTCGCCACCGCCAACACATCCCGATTATGCATGCGAATACAGCCGTGAGACACAAATCCGCCGATTGAAGCGGGGTTGTTCGTGCCGTGAATGCCGTAATGAGGAACACTAAGCCCCAGCCACATCGCGCCAAATGGGCCGCCAGGATTGGGATTTTTACTAGCAATCGCAAACGTGCCAATCGGAGTCGGGGTAGTGGATTTGCCGACACCAATTGGATAACTACGAATTAAAGCTCTATCTTGATACAATCGCAACTGGCGGGCTGATAGAGAGATGGTTATCGAATACGCCATTTTAATCACCTCGCTTTTGCAGTGTATTCACCGCAACGCGAATCGGTTCGACTTTTTAAGGCCAAATTTCCTTCATTTAAGTAGGCAGGAATCGGGTATTATATACAGAATATTTTAATAATAGCTAGTAATCCTTTAATGGGGGGAGCATATGACAGAGGTTGTAATTGTAGGGGCAAAGCGGACGCCAATCGGCGATTTTCTTGGTAAGCTCAAAGATGTTAGCGCGGTGGATTTAGGTGTGATTGCTGTTAACGCTGCGCTCAGCCAAGCAGGCGTCTCGCCAGATCAGGTTCAGGAAGTCGCTTGCGGTATGATCTATAAGGCAGGAGTCAAGGGTAACCCCGGACGGCAAATCCAACTCAAATGCGGTATGCCGGTAGAAGGCTATGCCTACACAGTTGATCAGCAGTGCGGCTCAGGCATGAAGGCGGTTGAGTTGGCCAGTCAGTCCATTATGCTAGGCAAAACCGATATTGCGGTAGCTGTCGGTGTGGAAAGCATGACACAGGCGCCCTATTTATTGAAGAATGCGCGTGAAGGCTTCCGTATGGGACATGGTGAAATGGTTGATTCCATGTTGTATGACGGTCTCATCTGTGCGATGATGGGCTATCACATGGGCCTTACCGCAGAGAATTTGGCTGAGAAATACCAGATCACGCGGCAGGAGCAGGACGAATTGGCGTTGCTCAGTCATCAGCGGGCGATTGCGGCCATCGACAAACAGGTCTTTGCTGACGAGATCGTTCCGGTCAAGATTGAAACCCGCAAAGGAACCGTAGTTGTTGATACTGATGAACACCCGCGGCGAGATATTTCTCTGGACAAGTTGACCGCCATGAAACCAGCCTTCAAAAAGACTGGCACAGTTACAGCCGGCAATGCTTCAGGTGTCAATGACGGCGCGGCCGCGCTAGTGCTGATGTCGGCAGATAAAGCGAAAGAACTCGGAATTAAGCCGTTGGCGAGATTAGTTTCTACAGCTAACGTTGGCGTAGCACCGGAAGTCATGGGCATCGGCCCGGCGTATTCGGTGCCAAAGGCGATTAAGCTTGCAGGCCTTACTGCCGATGATATCGGCTATTACGAGATTAACGAAGCCTTTGCCGCTCAGTTCTTAGCGGTTAACCGTGAATTGAAGCTTGATATGGCGAAGGTTAATGCCAACGGCTCAGGCATCGGGCTTGGACATCCGGTGGGTTGCACAGCAGCGCGGATTATCGTATCCTTGATTTATGAGATGCAGCGGCGCGATGTGCGTTATGGGGTAGCTTCGCTTTGCGTCGGCGGCGGCCCGGCAATCGCCAGCGTGGTTGAAAAACTATAAGTCCCGGTAAAAAGCAGGGAAGACTGCTGCGCAGCGCAGAGTCTTCCCTTTTTTAGTCACTAGATTATATTCCTTCAAAGCTTGGTAGCTATATCATACACTCAACGCGGTGGACGTATCCACCACTCGTCCTGTTCCTGGTACTGTTTGCGCAGTGCAAGCAAATCCTTACGTCTGGCGATATATTCTTCTTTGATATCTTCTAACCTCTGCCCGTGCTCGGCCATGCCATGCAATGAAAAACGGCTGTGTTCCGGCGGGTTGAAGGTCAGCGCAAAGCCGCTAGCTTCTACCGTCAACTGCCCGGTCATGCCACACATGACGCAACGCACCTCTCCGGCGGGTGTAATCTGCAATAAGCTTGAACCACAGCCTTGGCAGGTGTGCGCCTCTTGTTGTTGGCAGCTATGGTCGCCGCCTTCGACTAATTTGCCTGCCAAAGCTCTTGCCTCAGCTAAAATCTCTGACTGCACGACTTCACCAGGATTGGCAGCGCGCACGACGAGCGTTCCCATTAGGTCGAGGTGTAAAAAGCGCGCAAAGTTCATTACAGCTTCCCGAGCATAGCCTTCCCAATCAGCTACACCGTAGCTTACTGCTGCCACACAGCGTTTGCCCTGAAATCTCTTGCCATCATTTAAAATAGAAATTAGGCGGTCGCCGATCAGCTTGATGCTGGTATGCGAGCCAAGAAAATAGCAAGGTGAAGCAATCACTACAACATCAGCCCACTCAATTTGCTGTAAGAAAAACGTTAGATCATCATTAATGATACAGGGTTTGCCAGAAGGTAGACAAGCATAACAAGCTCGGCAAGGCTCAACCAACAGCTCGCTCAGTCGTAACAGTCGCTTTTCGCCTGCCAGAGTTCCTAGCATTTCCTTCGCCAGGATCTCGCTGTTACCCAGCTTTCGTCCGGAGGCCACCAATCCCAAGATATTCAACCAAATCCCTCCTGATTCATGCAGGATGGTCATTGATTTCATCGTAGCGCTCGACCATCGCCGCAGGTTATGCCTTAAGTATATCATGCCTGCTCTGTTTTCGCATTTTTGAAAGCCATGGTCAGATATTAATGAAATAAGGATAAATATTTGGAAGATTTTGTTGAAAAAACAGGAAAATAGGTGCGGATAGAGAATATCTACAAATTAGGATAATTGGATGAGGTGGTCGCGATGAAGGGAACCGTAATCGGTACCTGGATAAACACATCCCGCAAGCTCTGGGGCAGCGAGGTTACTGCTGAAGCTATGCAACATGCAGGCTGGAGCCGGGATAAAATGTTCCTGCCGACAGAAGATGTCGATGACACTAAGCCAAGGCAATTTGTTGGCTTTCTGGCAAAAAACCTGCAGAAAAGTGAAGATGACATTTGGCTTGCCATTGGCAAAGACAATTTAAAAACGTTTTTCGAAGACTACCCAGCATTTTTTCGCCAGGAGAACTTATACTCTTTTTTGCGGTCAATGTATGATGTGCATGTAGTGATGGTTAAGCGGATCCCGGGCGCTAATCCACCGGAACTGCTGATCGAGCCGGTCGCAGAAAACCAAGCTGTGCTTAGCTACCGCTCAAAACGCGGCATGTTTGGCTATTTGCGCGGCTTATTGGCAGGTGCGGCTGAACACTTTGGCGAGAATATCACAACCGAAGTACTTGAATCATCGGCCGAGCACATGAAAATTGCGATTACCTTCCCAACGGCGATCAAGCGAACTAAGACGTATCGGCTAAATACACTATTTTCTTTCGGCGTGCTAAGAAATCTGTCGGTGAAAATTGGTGTCGTCGCAGCGCTGGTTACCGTTGCTGTGCAAGCCATACTGTCACTGGGCGGATTGAGCGCTCCTCTCTGGCAACCGGTTGTGACCGGAATTTCGGCCTGGTTAGGAGCGGCGCTGCTGCTGCGGCCATTTGGCTTTATTGGCGAACAGATTAAGGCGGTTCAAGACCGGCGCTATTTTGAGGAAATTACGCTGCGGTCAGGTGATGAGTTTGAACTGCTGACCGAGATGTTGACCCTGTATAAGCAACGCGTCAAGCGTGACTTTATTGGCTTCAAGGGCGTCACTGACGAGATGGATAAGTATGCGCAGAACTTTAACGGACTGGCTGACCGGATGCGGCAAACTTCAAATGAAATTTCGGGTGTTGTTCATGATGTGGCGACTGCAG
The genomic region above belongs to Anaerosporomusa subterranea and contains:
- a CDS encoding L,D-transpeptidase, which codes for MAYSITISLSARQLRLYQDRALIRSYPIGVGKSTTPTPIGTFAIASKNPNPGGPFGAMWLGLSVPHYGIHGTNNPASIGGFVSHGCIRMHNRDVLAVARIVPLGTQVTIGR
- a CDS encoding thiolase family protein; the protein is MTEVVIVGAKRTPIGDFLGKLKDVSAVDLGVIAVNAALSQAGVSPDQVQEVACGMIYKAGVKGNPGRQIQLKCGMPVEGYAYTVDQQCGSGMKAVELASQSIMLGKTDIAVAVGVESMTQAPYLLKNAREGFRMGHGEMVDSMLYDGLICAMMGYHMGLTAENLAEKYQITRQEQDELALLSHQRAIAAIDKQVFADEIVPVKIETRKGTVVVDTDEHPRRDISLDKLTAMKPAFKKTGTVTAGNASGVNDGAAALVLMSADKAKELGIKPLARLVSTANVGVAPEVMGIGPAYSVPKAIKLAGLTADDIGYYEINEAFAAQFLAVNRELKLDMAKVNANGSGIGLGHPVGCTAARIIVSLIYEMQRRDVRYGVASLCVGGGPAIASVVEKL
- a CDS encoding flavodoxin family protein; this encodes MNILGLVASGRKLGNSEILAKEMLGTLAGEKRLLRLSELLVEPCRACYACLPSGKPCIINDDLTFFLQQIEWADVVVIASPCYFLGSHTSIKLIGDRLISILNDGKRFQGKRCVAAVSYGVADWEGYAREAVMNFARFLHLDLMGTLVVRAANPGEVVQSEILAEARALAGKLVEGGDHSCQQQEAHTCQGCGSSLLQITPAGEVRCVMCGMTGQLTVEASGFALTFNPPEHSRFSLHGMAEHGQRLEDIKEEYIARRKDLLALRKQYQEQDEWWIRPPR
- a CDS encoding heme NO-binding domain-containing protein produces the protein MKGTVIGTWINTSRKLWGSEVTAEAMQHAGWSRDKMFLPTEDVDDTKPRQFVGFLAKNLQKSEDDIWLAIGKDNLKTFFEDYPAFFRQENLYSFLRSMYDVHVVMVKRIPGANPPELLIEPVAENQAVLSYRSKRGMFGYLRGLLAGAAEHFGENITTEVLESSAEHMKIAITFPTAIKRTKTYRLNTLFSFGVLRNLSVKIGVVAALVTVAVQAILSLGGLSAPLWQPVVTGISAWLGAALLLRPFGFIGEQIKAVQDRRYFEEITLRSGDEFELLTEMLTLYKQRVKRDFIGFKGVTDEMDKYAQNFNGLADRMRQTSNEISGVVHDVATAATNQAAETEVAVGILSGNLETLRSVVAGQSRNKQQLEVAVSEINKGFAEVQSSSTNLTNSLDKFVSVKESAEALEVQATKINEITGMVAAIAGQTNLLALNAAIEAARAGEQGRGFAVVAEEVRKLAEQSQHHSDSISDDLKVLMGTIGGVVSLIEAEYDILAAESHQLDAVVRNTSDHVGNIHGVANNIVDMIDKLEHEMAGLNQVYGKIESLAAISEENSAATEEVSASVQDYNDKLRDMMDKIREFKTVIAHFGEDINQYRT